A window of Komagataeibacter medellinensis NBRC 3288 contains these coding sequences:
- a CDS encoding SDR family NAD(P)-dependent oxidoreductase: MTATHTGRIQDRIAVITGAASGIGRATAERFAAEGAKLVLTDLNTDALDELVSQLKKNNVAVIAVPADVTSEADVQRVMHEAMKHFGRIDILVANAGVIPEADLASATAELWDHTMAVDARGMFLSCKYAAAEMVHAGQGAIVCLSSISAFAGQKGQAVYGPAKFVASGLTKHLAIDLADKGVRVNAVAPGTIDTPAVAGMDAEGIRKVVDMHPMGRMGRPAEVASAILFLASDDASFITGAVLPVDGGYLAQ, translated from the coding sequence ATGACCGCCACCCATACCGGACGTATCCAGGACAGGATTGCCGTCATTACCGGTGCCGCCAGCGGTATTGGCCGGGCCACGGCCGAGCGCTTTGCCGCAGAAGGCGCAAAACTTGTCCTGACCGACCTTAACACCGACGCGCTTGATGAACTGGTCAGCCAGCTCAAGAAAAATAACGTAGCCGTCATTGCGGTGCCTGCCGATGTCACGAGCGAGGCGGATGTACAGCGCGTAATGCATGAGGCCATGAAGCATTTTGGCCGGATCGACATCCTTGTAGCCAATGCGGGCGTGATCCCCGAGGCCGATCTGGCATCCGCCACGGCGGAACTGTGGGACCACACCATGGCGGTTGATGCGCGTGGCATGTTCCTGTCATGCAAATACGCCGCAGCCGAGATGGTCCATGCCGGACAGGGGGCGATCGTGTGCCTGTCCTCCATTTCCGCCTTTGCGGGGCAGAAGGGACAGGCGGTTTACGGGCCGGCCAAATTCGTGGCATCGGGCCTGACCAAGCATCTTGCCATTGACCTGGCCGACAAGGGAGTGCGCGTCAATGCCGTGGCACCCGGCACGATCGACACACCCGCCGTGGCCGGAATGGATGCGGAAGGAATACGCAAGGTGGTGGACATGCACCCGATGGGCCGCATGGGCAGACCTGCCGAAGTTGCCAGCGCCATCTTGTTCCTTGCATCAGATGATGCCTCCTTCATCACCGGCGCGGTGTTGCCGGTCGATGGTGGCTATCTGGCCCAGTAA
- the glpX gene encoding class II fructose-bisphosphatase, with protein MTSTRHNPYQVTDRNLALELVRVTEAAAVAASAWTGRGLKNEADGAAVEAMRRAFDTVAIDGTVVIGEGEMDEAPMLFIGEKVGAGGPGMDIAVDPLEGTNLCAKNLPNALTVVALAESGNFLHAPDIYMDKIVVGPYLPEGVVDLDSTIEANLKSLAKAKKRDVSELMVCTLDRERHEELIARARAVGARVTLLSDGDVAAAIAACLDDSEIDLYVGSGGAPEGVLAAAAVRCVHGQMQGRLMFEDDGQVERARKMNPGADPSRKLALEDMARGDVLFSATGVTGGELLRGIRRSGVRTVTHSLVMRSKSGTIRFVEGHHDYQTKNW; from the coding sequence ATGACCTCCACACGGCATAATCCCTATCAGGTTACGGATCGCAATCTTGCGCTTGAACTTGTCCGCGTGACGGAAGCGGCAGCGGTCGCTGCGTCCGCCTGGACGGGCCGCGGCCTGAAGAATGAGGCCGATGGCGCGGCGGTGGAGGCCATGCGACGCGCCTTCGATACGGTCGCCATCGACGGTACCGTCGTCATCGGTGAGGGCGAAATGGATGAAGCCCCGATGCTGTTCATCGGGGAGAAGGTGGGCGCAGGCGGCCCCGGCATGGACATTGCCGTGGACCCGCTGGAAGGCACCAACCTGTGCGCCAAGAACCTGCCCAATGCCCTGACTGTCGTGGCGCTGGCGGAAAGCGGCAACTTCCTGCACGCGCCCGACATCTACATGGACAAGATCGTGGTCGGCCCGTACCTGCCCGAAGGTGTGGTTGATCTGGACAGCACGATTGAGGCCAACCTGAAGTCGCTGGCAAAGGCCAAGAAACGCGATGTGTCCGAACTCATGGTCTGCACGCTTGACCGTGAGCGCCATGAGGAACTGATCGCCCGCGCCCGTGCGGTTGGCGCGCGCGTGACGCTGCTGAGCGATGGTGACGTCGCGGCCGCCATTGCTGCCTGCCTTGATGATAGCGAGATTGACCTTTACGTCGGCTCCGGTGGCGCGCCGGAAGGGGTTCTGGCTGCCGCCGCCGTGCGCTGCGTGCATGGGCAGATGCAGGGCCGCCTCATGTTCGAGGATGACGGCCAGGTCGAGCGGGCACGCAAGATGAACCCCGGCGCCGACCCGTCACGCAAGCTGGCGCTGGAAGACATGGCGCGTGGCGATGTACTTTTTTCCGCTACAGGTGTGACCGGGGGCGAGTTGCTGCGCGGCATCCGGCGTTCGGGCGTGCGTACGGTCACGCATTCGCTGGTCATGCGCTCCAAGTCTGGCACGATCCGGTTTGTCGAAGGCCATCACGATTACCAGACTAAGAACTGGTGA
- a CDS encoding NAD(P)/FAD-dependent oxidoreductase: MAQKFRIVIVGGGVAGLALATRLGNSVGRSGQAEITLVDKSFAHVWKPMLHCFAAGTAANENDRISFMSQASRHHFEFWPGEITALDRTAKTISLAPIRDQMSGEVVVDARTLDYDAVVLSIGSRANDFGTPGVAEHCLFIDNLVDANGFNDRFRMELLRAFANGQELDIAIVGGGATGTQLAAELHKALDLASLYSFGRQPPRLRITLLEAGPRILPAFPEAVSAAAVKQLEAIGVSVRVGAMVSGADENGFLLKDGSRVPATLRVWAAGVKAPDVTSKFGNLKLSRSGQLEVRPSLQVMEDDNIFAMGDCAFIAEKPVAPTAQAARQQAHHLARVLPGWIKSGNPLPAFAFHNKGAVVALGDYNGWGTFPGGTVFGGGWLHGLSARLVHLMLYRQHQFELYGPVRGTISCLVDWLDVFVRPSVRLD; this comes from the coding sequence ATGGCACAGAAGTTTCGGATCGTGATTGTAGGCGGTGGCGTGGCCGGGCTTGCCCTGGCCACGCGGCTGGGCAATTCGGTCGGGCGGTCGGGGCAGGCGGAGATTACGCTGGTGGATAAAAGCTTTGCCCATGTATGGAAGCCGATGCTGCACTGCTTTGCCGCCGGTACGGCCGCCAACGAAAACGACCGCATCAGCTTCATGTCGCAGGCCAGCCGCCATCATTTTGAATTCTGGCCCGGTGAGATCACAGCACTTGACCGTACCGCCAAGACAATTTCCCTTGCCCCCATCCGCGACCAGATGAGTGGGGAAGTGGTAGTCGATGCCCGCACGCTTGATTACGATGCGGTCGTGCTGTCGATCGGCAGCCGCGCCAATGATTTTGGTACGCCGGGTGTGGCCGAGCACTGCCTGTTCATTGACAACCTTGTGGATGCAAACGGCTTTAACGACCGTTTTCGCATGGAACTGCTGCGGGCTTTCGCCAACGGACAGGAACTCGATATTGCCATTGTGGGCGGGGGGGCTACCGGCACGCAGCTTGCGGCCGAACTGCACAAGGCGCTCGACCTCGCCTCGCTCTACAGCTTTGGCCGCCAGCCCCCCAGGCTGCGCATTACTCTGCTTGAGGCAGGCCCGCGTATCCTTCCCGCCTTTCCCGAGGCGGTTTCGGCGGCGGCAGTCAAGCAACTGGAGGCAATCGGGGTCAGCGTGCGCGTCGGTGCGATGGTCAGTGGCGCGGATGAAAACGGTTTTCTGCTCAAGGATGGCAGTCGGGTGCCTGCCACGCTGCGGGTGTGGGCCGCCGGGGTGAAGGCGCCCGACGTGACCAGCAAATTCGGTAACCTCAAGCTGTCGCGCTCCGGTCAGCTTGAGGTCAGGCCAAGCCTGCAGGTGATGGAGGATGACAACATCTTCGCCATGGGCGACTGTGCCTTCATTGCCGAAAAACCCGTGGCCCCCACAGCCCAGGCAGCCCGGCAGCAGGCGCATCATCTGGCGCGCGTGTTGCCGGGGTGGATAAAGAGTGGCAATCCGCTGCCGGCCTTCGCCTTTCACAACAAGGGTGCGGTCGTAGCCTTGGGTGACTATAATGGCTGGGGTACCTTCCCCGGTGGCACGGTGTTCGGGGGTGGCTGGCTGCATGGCCTGTCGGCGCGTCTGGTCCATCTCATGCTGTACCGCCAGCACCAGTTCGAACTGTACGGACCGGTGCGGGGTACGATTTCGTGTCTGGTGGACTGGCTGGATGTATTTGTACGCCCCTCCGTAAGGCTGGACTAA
- a CDS encoding DeoR/GlpR family DNA-binding transcription regulator → MSAEERHHEITALVRTQGYVSNEELAQRLNVAVQTIRRDVNHLARRGLVARHHGGAGLASSVENIAYSERQVLNRRAKEAIGHLAARQIPDNSSLFVSIGTTTEAFAKALRRHKALRIITNNLHVATPLSAQTDFQVIVTGGQVRFYDGGITGSTASSFIEQYRTDFAVIGISGIEEDGTLLDFDADEISVAQAMMRNARRVYLLADQTKFGRRPMGRLGHLSHVHGFFTDRQPSERISAMLREHDVEVHIA, encoded by the coding sequence GTGTCGGCAGAAGAGCGTCACCACGAAATTACCGCACTGGTGCGTACGCAGGGTTATGTCTCGAACGAGGAACTGGCCCAGAGGCTGAACGTTGCCGTCCAGACCATACGGCGTGATGTCAACCATCTGGCCCGGCGTGGGCTGGTGGCGCGGCATCACGGGGGGGCGGGACTGGCTTCGTCGGTGGAGAACATTGCCTATTCCGAGCGTCAGGTACTCAATCGCCGTGCCAAGGAGGCGATTGGCCATCTTGCCGCCCGGCAGATCCCCGACAACTCATCTCTGTTCGTCAGCATTGGTACCACCACGGAAGCCTTTGCCAAGGCGCTGCGGCGGCATAAGGCGCTGCGGATCATTACCAACAACCTGCATGTCGCCACCCCGCTTTCGGCACAGACCGACTTCCAGGTCATCGTGACGGGGGGGCAGGTGCGCTTTTACGATGGTGGCATTACCGGCTCCACCGCCAGTTCCTTTATCGAACAGTACCGGACCGATTTTGCCGTGATCGGCATAAGCGGGATCGAGGAGGACGGCACGCTGCTCGATTTCGATGCCGACGAGATCAGTGTTGCGCAGGCCATGATGCGCAATGCCCGGCGTGTCTACCTTCTGGCCGACCAGACCAAATTTGGCCGCAGGCCAATGGGCAGGTTAGGTCACCTGTCGCATGTGCATGGCTTCTTTACCGACCGCCAGCCCTCCGAGCGTATTTCCGCGATGCTGCGTGAACACGATGTGGAAGTGCATATCGCCTGA
- the alr gene encoding alanine racemase — protein MTNLPFPTPATGWAAPGAGAMLEISLGAIAANYRLLNARAGQATCAAVVKADAYGLGAHKVAPVLEQAGAKVFFVAHLEEGIRLRAHVSPAAEIFVLHGPMPGTEQEFTRHALLPVLNSMEQIAGWHAHATQTQQALPAAIQVDTGMSRFGLSEADVAILAATPALLEGIDTRLVMSHLACADTPDNPANAMQRDRLRAMAALLPAAPLALSASSGIFLGPDYHFDLVRPGAALYGLAPNADAPNPLHPTVRLQARIVQRRTIGAGNGVGYGLTWRASGPKRIATLGIGYADGFLRQGANNGGCAWLDSYRLPILGRISMDSTTIDVSDVPESVLDQITHVDMIGPHRSVDDVAHSAGTIGYEVLTALGSRFHRAYLPQVA, from the coding sequence ATGACCAACCTGCCTTTTCCCACGCCCGCCACCGGGTGGGCAGCACCCGGCGCCGGGGCCATGCTGGAAATCAGCCTTGGTGCCATCGCGGCCAATTACCGGCTACTCAATGCACGCGCCGGACAGGCGACCTGCGCCGCCGTAGTCAAGGCCGATGCTTACGGTCTGGGGGCGCACAAGGTGGCCCCGGTGCTGGAACAGGCGGGGGCGAAGGTCTTTTTCGTCGCCCATCTGGAAGAAGGTATCCGCCTGCGCGCCCATGTCAGCCCTGCGGCGGAAATTTTTGTCCTCCATGGTCCCATGCCCGGTACGGAGCAGGAATTCACCCGCCATGCCCTGTTGCCCGTGCTCAACAGCATGGAGCAGATTGCGGGCTGGCATGCACATGCGACACAGACCCAGCAGGCCCTGCCCGCAGCCATACAGGTTGATACCGGCATGTCGCGCTTTGGCCTGTCGGAAGCGGATGTGGCGATACTGGCCGCCACCCCTGCCCTGCTGGAGGGCATTGATACCCGTCTGGTCATGAGCCACCTTGCCTGCGCTGATACACCTGACAACCCCGCCAATGCCATGCAGCGCGACCGGTTGCGCGCCATGGCGGCCCTGCTGCCAGCGGCCCCGCTGGCACTTTCGGCCTCATCGGGCATCTTTCTGGGGCCGGATTACCATTTTGACCTGGTGCGGCCGGGCGCAGCCCTTTACGGCCTTGCCCCCAACGCCGACGCTCCCAACCCGCTCCACCCCACCGTGCGGTTGCAGGCACGGATCGTGCAGCGCCGCACCATCGGCGCGGGCAATGGCGTGGGTTATGGCCTGACATGGCGCGCCAGCGGACCAAAACGCATTGCCACGCTGGGCATAGGCTATGCCGATGGCTTCCTGCGCCAGGGTGCCAATAATGGCGGCTGTGCATGGCTGGACAGCTACCGCCTACCGATTTTGGGCCGGATTTCCATGGATTCCACGACCATTGACGTAAGCGACGTACCCGAAAGCGTGCTGGACCAGATAACCCATGTGGACATGATCGGCCCCCACCGCAGCGTGGATGACGTGGCCCATTCCGCAGGCACCATCGGCTATGAAGTGCTGACGGCACTCGGCTCGCGTTTCCATCGCGCCTACCTGCCACAGGTAGCGTGA
- the fbaA gene encoding class II fructose-bisphosphate aldolase, which translates to MTETATTASARLGLRPGVVTGADYRRLVETCRDEGYALPAVNVVGTDSINAVLEAAARNRADVIIQLSNGGARFYAGEGMKDAAQARVLGAVAAARHVHTVAAAYGVCVILHTDHADRKLLPWISGLIDASEEAVKETGRPLFSSHMIDLSAEPLEDNIAECARFLRRMAPLGIGLEIELGVTGGEEDGIGHDLDDGADNAHLYTQPEDVLKAYEELSPLGFVTIAASFGNVHGVYAPGNVKLRPEILHNSQAVVAAATGRGERPLALVFHGGSGSEQAKITEAVSYGVFKMNIDTDIQFAFASSVGRYVQEHAEAFSHQIAPSTGKPTKKLYDPRKWLRVGEMGIVERLEQSFADLGATGRTVARMV; encoded by the coding sequence ATGACTGAAACAGCGACCACTGCTTCCGCCCGCCTCGGCCTTAGGCCCGGCGTGGTGACGGGTGCTGACTATCGCCGCCTGGTGGAAACCTGCCGCGATGAGGGCTATGCCCTGCCGGCGGTAAATGTGGTGGGCACCGACAGCATCAATGCCGTGCTGGAAGCGGCGGCGCGCAACCGGGCGGATGTGATCATCCAGCTTTCCAACGGTGGCGCGCGGTTCTATGCGGGTGAAGGTATGAAGGATGCCGCACAGGCCCGCGTGCTGGGTGCGGTGGCCGCAGCCCGTCATGTCCATACCGTGGCGGCGGCTTACGGCGTGTGCGTGATCCTGCATACCGATCATGCCGACCGTAAGCTCCTGCCATGGATATCCGGCCTGATCGATGCCAGTGAGGAAGCGGTGAAGGAGACCGGCCGCCCGCTGTTCTCCTCTCACATGATCGACCTTTCGGCTGAACCGCTGGAAGACAACATTGCCGAATGCGCGCGCTTCCTGCGCCGCATGGCCCCGCTTGGCATCGGCCTCGAGATCGAACTGGGTGTGACCGGCGGCGAGGAAGACGGCATTGGCCACGATCTGGATGACGGTGCGGACAACGCGCACCTGTACACCCAGCCAGAGGATGTGCTGAAGGCTTATGAAGAACTTTCCCCGCTGGGTTTTGTGACCATTGCCGCCTCCTTTGGCAATGTGCACGGCGTTTATGCGCCGGGTAATGTCAAGCTGCGGCCCGAAATCCTGCATAATTCGCAGGCGGTCGTGGCTGCGGCCACGGGACGGGGCGAGAGGCCGCTGGCGCTGGTCTTCCATGGTGGTTCGGGGTCCGAGCAGGCCAAGATTACCGAGGCCGTGTCCTACGGCGTGTTCAAGATGAATATCGATACCGACATCCAGTTCGCCTTCGCCAGCAGCGTTGGCCGCTACGTGCAGGAGCATGCCGAAGCCTTCAGCCACCAGATCGCGCCCAGCACCGGCAAGCCGACCAAGAAGCTGTATGACCCGCGCAAGTGGCTGCGCGTGGGCGAGATGGGGATTGTGGAGCGGCTGGAACAGTCCTTTGCCGATCTGGGTGCCACCGGACGTACTGTGGCCCGCATGGTCTGA
- a CDS encoding MIP/aquaporin family protein produces MLKDRQFLGELIAECIAVLIIVLLGDSVAAMYTLYDPSPYKLAYWGVCIVWGLSVTIAIYITGSVSGTHANPAVSISLALYRGFPWRKVPAYCAAQVLGGVIGAALVYTLYQPVIDHYNQLHAITRADGGAAGVFFTHPGEFITPFHAFVDEIILTGLLVFGIFAITCEYNTMAPQANSSALIIGLLVASIGACSGYLEAWAINPARDFGPRLFCFLAGWGDAALPGPDHFWWVPVAGPVLGGVLGAGCYQFLIRPFIPRHAGQAVPPIS; encoded by the coding sequence ATGTTGAAAGACAGACAATTCCTGGGGGAACTGATCGCGGAGTGTATCGCGGTCCTGATCATTGTGCTGCTCGGTGATTCCGTGGCCGCCATGTACACGCTGTATGACCCGAGCCCCTACAAGCTCGCCTATTGGGGTGTATGTATTGTATGGGGGCTGTCGGTCACCATTGCCATCTACATAACCGGCAGCGTGTCGGGCACGCATGCCAACCCGGCCGTATCGATCTCACTGGCGCTGTATCGCGGTTTTCCGTGGCGCAAGGTGCCGGCCTACTGCGCGGCACAGGTTCTGGGGGGCGTAATCGGGGCGGCCCTGGTCTATACGCTCTACCAACCTGTGATTGACCACTACAACCAGCTGCATGCCATAACCCGTGCCGATGGCGGGGCCGCAGGTGTGTTCTTTACCCATCCGGGTGAGTTCATCACCCCGTTCCACGCCTTCGTGGATGAGATAATCCTGACCGGTTTGCTGGTATTCGGCATCTTCGCCATCACATGCGAATATAACACCATGGCCCCGCAGGCGAATTCCAGCGCGCTGATCATCGGACTGCTGGTCGCCAGCATCGGGGCGTGCTCGGGCTATCTGGAAGCCTGGGCCATCAATCCCGCGCGTGACTTCGGGCCGCGCCTGTTCTGCTTCCTGGCCGGATGGGGAGACGCAGCCCTGCCCGGACCGGATCATTTCTGGTGGGTACCTGTTGCTGGGCCGGTGCTGGGGGGTGTGCTGGGAGCGGGCTGCTACCAGTTTCTCATCCGGCCCTTCATTCCCCGCCATGCAGGCCAGGCCGTTCCCCCCATATCTTGA
- the glpD gene encoding glycerol-3-phosphate dehydrogenase, giving the protein MVSMDETLSPPPVQDSPFDLLVVGGGVNGTGIARDAAGRGASVLLVEQDDLASYTSSASTKLIHGGLRYLEYYEFRLVREALIERERLLRIAPHIIWPMRFVLPYTPQARPAWMLRLGLFLYDHLAPNMTLPKCKSLDFRTSSAGKPLNGKLARGFAYSDGWVQDSRLVVLNAMDAKARGADIRTRTRLVQARRVDGLWEAVIENTRDGSQQTVRAKIVVNAGGPWVSEVLRERAQVETTKNVRLVKGSHIVVPRLFDGPQAYILQNPDKRIVFAIPYEQKFTLIGTTDVPWTQAPGRVEISPDEISYLCESVSRYFTKPVTPADVVWSYAGVRPLYDDAAKNASAVTRDYVLDVDTQGNQAPMLSIFGGKITTFRRLAEHAIEKLQPFLPVLSAPGWTADKVLPGGDLGEGGFEGAMGRLAAKAPFLDQQLCWRLVRNYGSRADVIVGDARSMEDMGEQFGGGLTAREVEYLIAHEWAQTTEDILWRRSRLGLHVTDEDAGRLDTYLRGRQPVAAKAAS; this is encoded by the coding sequence ATGGTGTCCATGGACGAAACACTCAGCCCCCCCCCCGTGCAGGACAGCCCATTCGACCTGCTGGTCGTGGGCGGGGGCGTCAACGGTACAGGTATCGCGCGTGATGCCGCAGGGCGCGGCGCATCCGTCCTGCTGGTCGAGCAGGATGATCTGGCCAGCTACACTTCATCTGCCAGCACCAAGCTGATCCATGGTGGCCTGCGCTACCTGGAATATTACGAATTCCGTCTGGTGCGTGAGGCACTGATCGAACGCGAACGGCTGCTGCGCATCGCCCCGCACATCATCTGGCCCATGCGCTTCGTGCTGCCTTATACCCCGCAGGCACGTCCCGCGTGGATGCTGCGCCTTGGCCTGTTCCTGTATGATCACCTAGCGCCCAACATGACCTTGCCCAAGTGCAAATCGCTCGACTTTCGCACCAGTTCAGCGGGCAAGCCACTCAATGGCAAGCTGGCGCGTGGCTTCGCCTATTCCGATGGCTGGGTGCAAGATAGCCGCCTGGTCGTGCTCAATGCCATGGATGCCAAGGCGCGCGGGGCCGATATCCGCACGCGCACCCGCCTGGTGCAGGCCCGCCGCGTTGATGGGCTGTGGGAAGCGGTGATCGAGAACACACGCGATGGCAGCCAGCAGACCGTGCGGGCGAAGATTGTGGTCAATGCCGGTGGTCCGTGGGTGAGCGAAGTGCTACGCGAGCGTGCGCAGGTGGAGACCACCAAGAACGTACGTCTGGTCAAGGGCAGTCACATCGTGGTGCCACGTCTGTTTGACGGGCCGCAGGCCTATATCCTGCAGAACCCGGACAAGCGCATTGTCTTCGCCATTCCCTATGAGCAGAAATTCACCCTGATCGGCACGACCGACGTGCCCTGGACGCAGGCCCCCGGCCGGGTCGAGATCTCGCCTGACGAAATCAGCTACCTGTGCGAAAGCGTGAGCCGCTACTTTACCAAGCCCGTAACCCCTGCGGATGTGGTGTGGAGCTATGCTGGCGTGCGCCCGCTCTATGATGACGCGGCCAAGAATGCCTCTGCCGTGACGCGTGATTACGTGCTGGATGTGGACACGCAGGGCAACCAGGCGCCGATGCTCTCCATCTTTGGCGGCAAGATCACGACCTTCCGCCGCCTGGCCGAACATGCGATCGAGAAGCTCCAGCCCTTCCTGCCGGTGCTGTCCGCACCCGGCTGGACGGCGGACAAGGTGCTGCCCGGCGGTGATCTGGGTGAGGGCGGGTTTGAAGGGGCAATGGGCCGCCTGGCGGCGAAAGCCCCCTTCCTTGACCAGCAGTTGTGCTGGCGGCTTGTGCGTAATTACGGCTCGCGCGCCGATGTGATCGTAGGCGATGCCCGCAGTATGGAAGACATGGGCGAACAGTTTGGCGGCGGCCTGACCGCGCGTGAGGTAGAATACCTGATCGCGCATGAATGGGCCCAGACCACCGAGGACATTCTGTGGCGGCGCTCCCGTCTTGGCCTGCACGTTACGGATGAAGATGCGGGCCGTCTGGACACCTATCTGCGTGGCCGCCAGCCAGTTGCGGCGAAGGCTGCCTCGTAA
- the glpK gene encoding glycerol kinase GlpK has translation MNKKNRILAIDQGTTSTRSIVFDRDIAALSVARVEFAQHYPNQGWVEHDPEEIWSNVLSTAREAIEKVGGPATIAGIGITNQRETIVVWDRKTGKPIHRAIVWQDRRTTPVCMRMHEQGHEPLVRERTGLLLDPYFSATKIAWILDNVDGARARAERGELACGTIDSFLLWRLTGGRVHATDMTNASRTLLFNIHTCMWDDELLALFNVPRAILPEVRTNSEIFGETEADLFGEPLKVAGMAGDQNAAMVGQACFKPGTAKATYGTGCFALLNTGTTPVKSENRMLTTIAYRIGKETVYALEGSIFVAGAAIRWLRDGLGLITHASQTDDMATRVPHSHGVYMVPGFVGLGAPHWDPDARGLICGMTLGSTAAHIARAALESVAYQTLDLMEAMREDGGGRLNALRVDGGMSVNDWFCQFLADMLQTPVERPQQVETTALGAAFLAGLATGVWGSISELEGTWTRGRLFRPTMDKEQRDSMVAGWRLAVRRTLSSTVAA, from the coding sequence ATGAACAAGAAGAACAGAATTCTCGCTATTGATCAGGGAACAACCTCCACCCGCAGCATCGTGTTTGACCGCGATATCGCGGCCCTGTCTGTTGCCCGTGTTGAATTTGCCCAGCATTATCCCAATCAGGGCTGGGTAGAGCACGACCCGGAGGAAATCTGGTCCAATGTGCTCTCCACGGCACGCGAAGCCATTGAAAAGGTTGGGGGGCCTGCCACCATCGCCGGTATTGGCATTACCAATCAGCGCGAGACCATTGTCGTATGGGACCGCAAGACCGGCAAGCCCATTCATCGCGCCATCGTATGGCAGGATCGCCGCACCACGCCGGTCTGCATGCGCATGCATGAGCAGGGGCATGAACCCCTGGTGCGCGAGCGCACCGGGCTGCTGCTCGATCCCTATTTTTCCGCCACCAAAATTGCCTGGATTCTGGATAATGTGGACGGCGCGCGTGCGCGCGCCGAACGGGGCGAACTGGCTTGCGGCACCATCGACAGTTTCCTGCTATGGCGGCTGACGGGTGGCCGCGTGCATGCAACCGATATGACCAACGCATCACGCACGCTTCTGTTCAACATCCATACCTGCATGTGGGATGATGAACTGCTCGCCCTGTTCAACGTGCCGCGCGCTATCCTCCCCGAAGTCCGTACCAACAGCGAGATCTTTGGCGAGACGGAAGCCGACCTGTTTGGCGAACCGCTGAAAGTGGCCGGCATGGCAGGCGACCAGAACGCCGCCATGGTCGGCCAGGCCTGTTTCAAGCCCGGCACCGCCAAGGCCACCTATGGCACGGGCTGCTTTGCCCTGCTCAATACCGGCACTACACCCGTCAAGTCAGAAAACCGCATGCTGACGACCATCGCCTATCGTATTGGTAAGGAGACGGTCTATGCACTGGAAGGCTCGATCTTCGTGGCTGGTGCCGCCATCCGCTGGCTGCGCGACGGGCTGGGCCTGATTACCCATGCCTCCCAGACTGATGACATGGCGACCCGCGTGCCGCATAGCCATGGCGTGTACATGGTCCCCGGCTTTGTGGGGCTGGGCGCGCCGCACTGGGACCCCGATGCCCGTGGCCTGATCTGTGGCATGACACTTGGTTCAACTGCCGCGCATATTGCCCGCGCGGCGTTGGAGTCGGTGGCCTACCAGACGCTGGACCTGATGGAAGCCATGCGCGAGGATGGCGGTGGCAGGCTGAACGCACTGCGTGTTGATGGCGGCATGTCTGTCAATGACTGGTTTTGCCAGTTCCTGGCCGATATGCTCCAGACCCCGGTGGAACGCCCCCAGCAGGTCGAGACGACCGCGCTGGGCGCTGCCTTCCTGGCGGGACTGGCCACGGGTGTGTGGGGCAGCATTTCCGAACTGGAGGGCACCTGGACACGCGGGCGCCTGTTCCGCCCGACGATGGACAAGGAGCAGCGCGATAGTATGGTTGCGGGCTGGCGTCTGGCGGTGCGCCGCACCCTCAGTTCCACCGTAGCCGCCTGA
- a CDS encoding Lrp/AsnC family transcriptional regulator: MPFDRMTDAILRNLRHDGRMSNAELAQRVGLSPSACLRRVRMLEQEGVIRGYRALVDERSIHGMTTVIVQITLERQTEECLRRFEARVRECADVRECYLMTGDADYLVRVEARDAADYERIHKEELSRMPGVARIQSNFAIRTVVQR; encoded by the coding sequence ATGCCATTCGATCGGATGACCGATGCCATATTGCGTAACCTTCGCCATGACGGGCGGATGAGCAACGCAGAGCTTGCGCAGCGGGTGGGTCTGTCGCCATCGGCATGCCTCAGGCGCGTGCGCATGCTTGAACAGGAAGGCGTGATCCGCGGCTACCGTGCCCTTGTGGATGAACGCTCGATCCATGGCATGACGACCGTGATCGTGCAGATTACGCTTGAGCGCCAGACCGAAGAATGCCTGCGCCGCTTCGAGGCGCGCGTGCGCGAATGCGCCGATGTGCGCGAATGCTACCTGATGACAGGGGATGCCGACTATCTTGTGCGCGTGGAAGCCCGCGATGCGGCGGATTATGAACGCATCCACAAGGAAGAACTCTCCCGCATGCCAGGTGTAGCGCGGATCCAGAGCAATTTCGCCATCCGCACCGTGGTCCAGCGCTGA